The window gagatttttaaattttccttGCAATGCATCAACCAAACTACTATTATGGCTttgtataaaagaaaaagaaattagatGATTTATGAACTGAACAATTGATTACATATAACATAAAAGATACTTGTGTCTCTAAAAAGCTACAAAGAAATCATAACTTGACATCAATTGCATGGTTGTCTAGCAATTCATCATCATTTTCTCAACGGGTAAAAATGCTTTTCTTGTCCTTAAGTAGAACCACTTACCTATACATTGCTTATTTATTCAACATAATGCCATATACAAACCAAAATGAATTACACGGGTAGCGCATACAGGGAGATATATTAAAACTCAATCATTACCAATCACTGAAGCAGTTGAGTGTGTCACCTGACCTAACTCAAAGGTTCTTTTATTAGGACCTTTGCAGTTTGCAGTAGTCCTCCCCAATACATAAAAGCTGTCTGCGAGAAGAATGGGTATCAATTTGAAGTTTCCCTTGGTGCTCCCTTGCTGAGAAAGAATTTCGGCGACCTACATGTGAGGAGGAGGGGAAACAGACCTGCATTATGTAGCTACAAAACATCGCAGTATGGCAACCAATTATAGAAAAAGTACAATAATAAACTTGAACAGAGGGCCTCTAGCACAACAATCTAGTGGTTTTCTTCTCCACTTGTAAGTAGAGGTTCCAGGTTCGACTCTCATGGACGGCAAGTTCAAGACTTACTTATGACTAGCTTATTGTGTGATTTAACCCAAATCCCTTCCCCAAAATCattgcatgattttttttttgggcactccaaaaatctcattctacactcctcacaagtgtatttttctttctaattatagaaagtttggagtgccaattgagatttttggagtgctactaacaattccttttttttttttttttttttttaataaaaagaatgaaattgAGGGCGGGAACAAACAAGGACAGAAATCAGTAGAGTTGGGGGAGGTTGTCAAAATCCTATGCTGGATTTCTTGGGGAAGATTGTGAGATAATACCCCAAGCAGTAAAACCATTGGTTCTGAGTTCTATTTCTGTGTCCAACACACCAGTTCACTTATTTCTAGCTGCAATAAACCTAGCATGTGCATAATATGCTTCTCTGCTCAGTGAACTATGAAATTGCAATATAGGAATAGCGCTCGCATAAATATACAAGGCATTTAGATATATTATACACCCCTAAATCAAATTTTCGGGTTGGCTTAAAGTTTGATGAGTTGACATTCATAATCTCATTGTCATTTACAATTGCAAACTTAAATGATCAACTTTTCTGGcatcaaataaaaaatcattgatCATAATATCCAGAAGAAAGCTTACCAGTAAAGCTTGTAATCATATTATACAATGCAATGGAATGAACGAGCAAACATCACAAGGAAACTGCCAAGCAGTTGACGATGGAAGAGCCTTTCGGAACTGAAAGAAGCTTATGGGACCAATCGATGTTTCCCCACAGCTCCCCATCATCTCCCTTTTCCTCCAACTCAATTTCAGCACACCAAATCTCAATTTCTTTGccatttcccttcccttcccACAACACAACCAATTTCTCTCCCACATTCGCCATCGTAGCACCGCACAAAAACTTGGGCAGCCCCTTCTCCACACCCTTGAGCTCCTTCCAAGCCCTCTTCTTCACATCAAACCCTCTGATTTTCCCCAAATAGTCATAGCAATACAGAATCCCATGGACCACACAAGTCCTCCCTCTCCACCCCAAATCAAGCCTTTTCTCAACTCCTTCCCAAACCCCAGTTTTTGGATCGAAAACTACCCCACCCCGGTCTGCCATGGCATACACGCGGCCGCCGATCACGGCGCTCGCGTGCATCCACTTGCCACGGACCTCAATTGCAGAACTCGGCACCGCCTCCCAGCGGCCCTTCTCTGGGTCTAGAACCTCCGCCCAGTGCTCGGTCCGCGCCCACGAGTCCACAAGGCAGCCGCCGATGACGTAGACCCTTCCGTCCACAACACCCGCGGCGGCGAACTCACGCGCCACCCGCATAGGGGGACCCGGTTGCCAGGTGTGAAAGCGGCAGTCGAGGAGCCACACGTGGGAGGAGGGGACGTCGTTGACTGAGCCGCCGAGGACGTAGATGGTGGAGCCCAGCACGGCGTAGGCGGCGCCGAGTGATGGGGCGGGGATGGGTGGAACGGGGATGAGAAGAGGAGGGAGGTCGGTGGGGTTGGGGTTTTGGTAGAGTGTGAACCAGGCGGAGGGGTTATGGTGTGAGCGGAGGGTGAGGTAGAGGACATGTTGGGTCGAATTGAGGAGGGAGCGGGTGGTGAAGAAGAGTGGGGATGAGAGGAGGGAGCGGATGGGTCTCGACACTATCGACAGAATCGGGTGGTACCAGCGGGGGACTCGGGCTATGCAGTTCAAAGCGACGTCGTCTGGGAGGGATGGGATCAGTTGTGCCGTTGCGGCGGCGGCGGCAGCGGcggtggtggaggtggaggtggacaTGGCTGTGCTTTGTGTCAGCTGATGGTTTATTTGATTAGATTTGGATTTTGGATGATGATATCAGACCTTTCCCAACACAAAATTCTCAACTAAGAATTTTCTTCTCCAGTCTCAAAAGAATATACCCAAGTTTCCCCTACCGAAGAAATAAGTGTTAGGTTGATATGGCCGAGTTGGTCTAAGGCGCCAGATTAAGGTTCTGGTCCGAAAGGGCGTGGGTTCAAATCCCACTGTCAACAAaaatcctttttattttttctctattttccaTGTAATTACGTAAGCTGACGTGGAGCTTCGCCACGGGCTGTTGCACAGAAAGTAAGAGAACTGTGTCTGCAGCAGATTGCAACTGAAAGGCACTACTGCTACGCTAACTCAACTCCTGGCGCCAAACCTTATCCGCTCAAAGTAaacaacagagagagagagagagagaggcatgGCGAGGTGCTGCTTGGACATGGCCGCAAAGGCTGCTTCCGCTTCCAGTTTATTAGTagcctcctcctcttcctcctccgacTTTCACCGTCCCCGGCAACTGCGAATCGGAGCTTCTTCCTCTGCTGTTCCTTCTGGTGTCGAGCTCAACACCCTCCAATCCGCCATTGCaaaggttcttcttcttctcccatTTCGTTTTTGTTGCAATGCTGTTAGTAATTTCTCTTAAAAATTGCACCATTGGACACGGTTATCCATTGCTAAAATCACTCATTGAATTTGTATAGgcttaagtaattaattaatgtgCATGGAAAGTACATCGTCAATTGGTTTAAAGTCGGGTGCTTATTTTTCTCCAAGAAAAATCAACGAGTTGAATACATGCCCCGTATAATTAGTATTCGAATTAAAGTAGGAAGGATGTGATTGACAAGCATGTAATGTATCTGCATATTCTTGCTGCAGAAAGATAGCAGTGCGGTTAAACAGGCACTTGATCAGCTAAGTGAAATTGGTTGGGCCAAGAAATGGAGTTCTCAGCCATATGTCTCGCGACGTACGGTCAGTCTCCATCACAAGTGTCAAGTTCAAGTCCTCTACAAACCCATGCATACATGTACTATACTTGAATTGATGACGATCATCTTTTCAAAGTGTATTCAATCATGAATCTTAAATACTACACTACTTATTTACCTAATTGTTTCGAGTTCAATTCCTAATTTCAAGTGGATTCAACGTTTATGAATGCATTGGACCGTGCAGACATCGCTTAGGGAGCTGACAACTCTTGGGATTAAAAATGCAGAAACTCTTGCAGTTCCCAGTGTCAGAAATGATGTAAGTATTACTTGTTCAGGATGCAATACTTGCAACCTTCATCGTAGCTTCTTATCCTTATGGTCTTTTGTGCAAACATGGTCTTCTTCTCTGTCACTGTCTCTCCCTGAAtctaaaatttattaattgtatGAAATATGGGATTTGTATCAGACTAGTTTTCTGTGAAGTGTTAATATTGTTCATCATACGTACAGGCGGCCTTTCTATTCACCGTGGTAGGGACGACGGGATTCTTAGGTCTTCTTGCTGGCCAACTTCCTGGggtaaatttgattatatctcCTTTTCTCTGTAAGTCCATATATAAATTATACATCAACTATCTAAACAATAGGAATAATTAGGAGACGTTTTCGCATTCCTACATATATACTTATGCAATGATTCTTTTAGGGAATTCTGTAGCATTCTATGTTTGAGGTGCAAGCATGCATTTTGCTACTTGTACATTAATAGGGGAAAGTTGTCTTTGCAAACCTCCCTCTTTGATCTCGTGATGGTTTTTGAACTTAACGGTCGCATTGTAATGCCCCTTGCATCAGAATATTACTTGTCTCTCTAGTGTAGCTTGTTCCCTAAAAGTGGAAGGCAAAATCTCAGTTCCTTTGGTTGTGAATTGATCACGTATTATGCATGTATTGAATAGATGGTCAGGTTATATAGCTGCTCGACATTTTCgctaaacaaagaaattaaCTTCCGTATGAACACAACTTCAATTTTAATAGAAGATTTAGACTGAATACAAGGATTTTGTTTCACCATTGCCGTGTATTTATCGACTGCTTTTTACTGACATCCATCTTGGTTTCTCTTGCACGATACTGTTGTTGTTGTAGGATTGGGGGTTTTTCGTACCATACTTGGTCGGGAGCATCTCTTTAGTAGTTTTGGGTGTGGGAAGCACTGCCCCTGGGTAAGAGTAAGAGTAAGATTTTTTGTATGGAATTGAATTTTAATGCGTCGATGACTTATTTATGTTTGGCAGTATTTATGAGTTATTACCAAGATTGAATTTTCTTCCATAAAAATTTATCTGTATCTACTGCACTTTAGGCTTCTTCAAGCTGCGATATCTGGCTTTTCAGCATTTTTCCCAGACTATCAGGAGAGAATTGCTAGGCATGAAGCTGCTCATTTCTTAGGTATTTCATTAACACCAGATATTGTAAACTTCATAAGTTTTTGTTAGTTGCTTTCTTGGCAATTTGCTTACTGATTACGAATTCTCTCTCTGAATAGTTGCATATTTGCTGGGCCTTCCTATTCTGGGATACTCTCTAGATATTGGGAAAGAGAATGTCAACCTTACTGACGAAAGGCTCGAGAAACTGATATACAGTGGGCAGCTCGATGCAAAGGAACTAGACAGGTAGGGGCATAGCTACTGGAAGTCTGGAACTTAGCATTTTCCTTGAGTAATATTCCGCTTGTGAAACTGCAACAAATGTGCTCTTGGTTTGTTTGAGAATAGTACAGCTTTCCTCTGTAAATCTGTTAAACGAATCATTCCCTATAAACTGGTCCGTTTTCATGCACAAACAGTCCATTTGCATTAAGTAAACACCTGTTACAATGTCTTCACTTCACATAAACTTTATCAAAACAAATCCCATACATAATTGCAGTCCAATTCTGCAAAAGTTGTCATGTGAAATTCATAAATTTTTATGGTACTTTAGGTTGGCAGTGGTAGCAATGGCTGGACTTGCAGCAGAAGGTCTGAAATATGACAAAGTGATCGGTCAATCTGCTGATCTTTTCACTCTACAGGTTAACCACCATTTCCCTAAGATTAATTGTTATCTTTCAAGATAATATGTTTATGTGACCTTAGTTTCCGAGACTTGCCTGTTTATGTCTCGTGTTCAGAGATTTATCAACAGAAGCAAACCGCAGCTCAGCAAAGATCAGCAGCAAAATCTTACTAGATGGGCTGTAAGTTCATAATTATAAAACCTCCTGCATACAATAAATTACGCTTTTCTAGTAGTAAATAGTAGTGATGATGCTGGTAACTGTATGATGTATTGCAGGTTTTGTTTGCCGGATCGCTCTTAAAAAATGATAAGGTGATTCATGAGGCCTTAATAACAGCAATGTCAAATAAGGCAACTATCCTGGAATGCATTGAAGCAATTGAGAAAGCTGCTTGATTCATTCTGCTCTGCTGCTGCTGTCATGAAATCCGACATGCGTCTACTGCTTGATCTTTTTCGTGCTCTCGTCGTTCTAATTTTGCAGCTATGAAATTTGTGAGTTATCTTTTCCTGCTGGATCACAAGATATATTCATTCAATCTGTATCAAGTAAACCCTAAGGCTACAAAGATCATTATTGCATCCTTGTATTCCTGCATCTCCATTTACACGGGACTTAAATGTCCAGGTGATCAGAAAATGTTTTCTATAATGTGGTAATTTGAAATTGCTCGGGGCTTGTAACTCAGTTGATTTAGATTTAGAGAAATGCGTCTTCTCTTTCCTGCTGTGATACAGCTTGTTAATGTTTAAATTGCTGATTCTTTTCTAATTTACCctaagaaaaagggaaaagttTGAGCTTGGGACGCAGTGGTTTGAAGAGGAAGTTCTAACTATCAGGGCAATCCACCAGTTGCAGGATCTTCCTCCTCAATGATCTAAAAGACGAGAACaaggaaataaacaaaaatcgAGATGGCACTTTATTTTGGTGGAAAAAACACCTACTATGCCATTTTATTCAACTGCAATTTATACGATTCAAACATTTTTATTCAAGTTACATAATTTGTTTCATGATTAATATCTGTATATAGATTATTCTGATACAACAGAGTCGACTCATTCATCTGACTTTAGTTCGTAACCGAGGGAATGAGAGATAAAATGAGCATCCATAATCTACAGCCGCCCATACATCGACAACATATCCCTCAGTTGCAAAGTTTCTGACTCCAAGCTATCAAAGCTCGTGGAACTAGGTATCCTCCAACCCCAGTTTCCAAACTGCGCATAGAAAGAAAGACCATTGACATGCTTAAACTTTCTGCTCGAAAGAAAAGATTCGTAATATTCTAACTGTTATGTGaggtaaaaattaaaatggtgGGGGGTAAGTGTATAGATAGAAGTAAACGAAAAGCCTAATAAGTGTTTTCATCTTGTCTCCGACCCCGAGTCCCAGTAACACGGGCTTTATAAGTTGGCCTAAACGTCCCGACAATAAAACAGCAAAGGCTGGGAGCACTCCAAGCATGATGATAATCTGATTTGGTCTGCACTCACCTGCATTGATCTCCATCCCCTAACCATTCTACCAACCAGGTGCCCGTTACAAATTTATGTGCATCTATGTCTGaacttttacttttatttaccTGAGTAGCAGGAATGTTCATCCTTGCAGAATTTCCCAACCTAAGAATATCTTGCATAGGTATGATTGCTGTTCGTGCCAcagaagataatgcagcctTTATGAGTTCCCATGAGATATCATCCTCTTCAGTGATTGAAAGATACTTCAGGACCTGTgataacaaataaaactttatagGCACAAGAAAAAGAAGCTAAATCTTGTTCAACATGTAATGCAGAGTTCCGTATGCCAGGGAGAAGTTTcaacaacaaaaaggaaaagaaaacccCACATTGGACTTCTCTTCTTGCTTCAAAACATCCCACCAACCTCGAATCTGTAATACAATAACATAAACTATTAGAAAGGGAAAAGAATAATCAGATGTCAGAATCATATGGGATTGGAAAAACCACTACAATGTTTTACCGTGTCATTGTCATGAGTTCCGGTGTAAACAACTTGATTGGGCTCATGATTATGCGGTAAATGAGGGTTAGCAGCATCACTTCCAAAACCTACATAGGTCATTTGCAGAGGAGGAGGATATGACAACAAATCATCTAAGCTTAAAGTTATTTCTCAAAGctaattataaaatacaatagtgtAATCAACTGGAAAAGAATTCATTACCAAACTGGAGGACGGCCATTCCAGGCGCCCCGATGGATTTCCTTAGCTGAATTACATCCTCAGTGATAACTCCCTGTCATGCATTTTGGATATGACATCACAACTTCGCAGAATCAAAGTTTTTGCACTCATAGttatacgtttttttttttttggatgactTGTATACAATCAACTAAAACATACCAAGTCTTCAGCTATTATGTTAATCTTCCCAACTGCTCTGGATATGGCGTCAAAAAAGGATTTTCCAGGTCCTGCCTACCATCattcaaataataaaagtttCAGATTGAATGTGATAATAAATAACAGAGTTTTAACTAGATTAAAATATATGGGAACCTAACCTTCCATCGTCCAACCGTTGCAACTTTTGCTTCTGTGCACACACCATATATTAGTATGATAAAAACATCGATATGTCACAGGAGACGAGAACAAAAATCAGAAATATGTTTGGTAATTTCTCACCAGAAGGAACGGCCCAAAAACCAGCAAGTCCTCTAAAATGGTCTATTCGGAATTCATCATATATATTTTGTGCTCTTCGTATGCGGCGTATCCACCATGAAAATCCTTCTTTCTCCATTGATTTCCAATCATATAGAGGGCTTTGATTCAAACATTAAGCTTACAGTAAGCTCAGTGATATAGAATAGCACACTGACgaaaacaaaattgaaggaTTATGTATGAGTAGTATAAACCTGTCCCATAGCTGACCAGTTTCACTGAAAGCATCAGGGGGAACGCCACTAACTTGAAGAGGAAAACCATTTCTGTTCTGCAAGACTAATATATGATCAGTAAATGACACCTGGTACAGCATGTTGTGGCATGAACGTGTTCCTTTACCCACTAAAAATTACTCACCAgcaaaaaatgttttttattgGCCCAAACATCTGCACTGTGATAACCTACGTAAATAGGCATGTCTCCCATGATACTAATTCCCTTCATCTGTGCATACTTGCGAACTTTCTGCCATTGCCTTTGGAACAAAAATTGTTCGGCAATGAAGACATTTATCTGCACAAACAAAAGCATGAGGGGAAATGGGCAATTATGGAGTTCCTGACAGTAAGTATACATGCAATAGCAAACTATTAATCAATAAGTAATAGTCAGTCACCCAGATCTCACAAAATGCTGTTTGTTCTGGTAAATTTCTTCCAGTGCTGCAAGATGGCGATTTTTTAAAGGTTCAGGCCACTCGTACCAACTGAAAGCATTGAAACTGCTGTCAATTGCTGCAAAATAAGCCGCATCCTCGAGCCAACCTACAAAATTGTAAAACAAGAATCACAACTAAAAGAGGGACAAATCTACACACAAGCACAGAATAGCACCCTAGTTCTGCATTCATAATTTCTTAGTGCATGTAAATTGCACCAAGGACCACAAGATACCAAGTTCAAGAAAATGAAAGACGGGATAGCTTTTCACTAAGTTGgtaaccaaaattttaatacTTTCTTGAAGTAATATAAAGAGGCTAGTTGCAACCCAACTCCATCTGTGGTATTTCTGTGTGTACTTTTGCGTGTGTTTATATATGTGTACATGTATTAAGCATGTGCTTGTATTCAAAATGACAGAACCCAGAACAATTAGAATCATGCCGATCTGAAGATTATCGAACAAGAActaaatttaatgtaattttaCCACGTCTATTGATAATGATACGAATATTGGTGCACAAAATGAAAGATCCAACTTGATATATCAGGTTAATTGTAGGAGAGAATTATTAGTGCAAAACAAGGAAATCTCACTTGATATATCAGGGTCATTACGGAAATCTTCAAGCTGACTTTTAAGTTCACCTTCACTCCTAATAAGCCTCTCTGCAGCCTGAGAAAGCACTCAACTAAGTAATTTTCTTTCGATATACAAGCAGAATCAAACTACATTTTCTCCCCCAAGGTCTGGGGGTGTTTTCTAAAATTGGTCACGAGATTTCAACTTTAGCAATTTGCACCCTGAGGTTTTAAATTACATCACCAATTTAAACATTTCGTCTGATAAACAGTTAAGCATGCTGTAAATTTGTTGATGTGGGAACTGCAAGGACCCACATTACTAACACTGACTTGTCGATAGAGA of the Pyrus communis chromosome 1, drPyrComm1.1, whole genome shotgun sequence genome contains:
- the LOC137737224 gene encoding 4-alpha-glucanotransferase, chloroplastic/amyloplastic-like — protein: MALKLNSSLSLLPSTLSPKLSANSSSSSCSISTSSLLSPTHFQPKTRIIPFLQNPCPMKCSVLSPLAAKVGVGEDWPLDYGDMFPKADPSERRRAGVLLHPTSLRGPHGIGDLGEEAFRFVDWLHEGGCSLWQVLPLVPPGRKANEEGSPYSGQDANCGNTLLISLEELVKDGLLTKEELPKPIDSERVNYSTVADIKDPLITKAAERLIRSEGELKSQLEDFRNDPDISSWLEDAAYFAAIDSSFNAFSWYEWPEPLKNRHLAALEEIYQNKQHFINVFIAEQFLFQRQWQKVRKYAQMKGISIMGDMPIYVGYHSADVWANKKHFLLNRNGFPLQVSGVPPDAFSETGQLWDSPLYDWKSMEKEGFSWWIRRIRRAQNIYDEFRIDHFRGLAGFWAVPSEAKVATVGRWKAGPGKSFFDAISRAVGKINIIAEDLGVITEDVIQLRKSIGAPGMAVLQFGFGSDAANPHLPHNHEPNQVVYTGTHDNDTIRGWWDVLKQEEKSNVLKYLSITEEDDISWELIKAALSSVARTAIIPMQDILRLGNSARMNIPATQFGNWGWRIPSSTSFDSLESETLQLRDMLSMYGRL
- the LOC137737233 gene encoding uncharacterized protein isoform X1; translation: MARCCLDMAAKAASASSLLVASSSSSSDFHRPRQLRIGASSSAVPSGVELNTLQSAIAKKDSSAVKQALDQLSEIGWAKKWSSQPYVSRRTTSLRELTTLGIKNAETLAVPSVRNDAAFLFTVVGTTGFLGLLAGQLPGDWGFFVPYLVGSISLVVLGVGSTAPGLLQAAISGFSAFFPDYQERIARHEAAHFLVAYLLGLPILGYSLDIGKENVNLTDERLEKLIYSGQLDAKELDRLAVVAMAGLAAEGLKYDKVIGQSADLFTLQRFINRSKPQLSKDQQQNLTRWAVLFAGSLLKNDKVIHEALITAMSNKATILECIEAIEKAA
- the LOC137714271 gene encoding F-box/kelch-repeat protein SKIP6 produces the protein MSTSTSTTAAAAAAATAQLIPSLPDDVALNCIARVPRWYHPILSIVSRPIRSLLSSPLFFTTRSLLNSTQHVLYLTLRSHHNPSAWFTLYQNPNPTDLPPLLIPVPPIPAPSLGAAYAVLGSTIYVLGGSVNDVPSSHVWLLDCRFHTWQPGPPMRVAREFAAAGVVDGRVYVIGGCLVDSWARTEHWAEVLDPEKGRWEAVPSSAIEVRGKWMHASAVIGGRVYAMADRGGVVFDPKTGVWEGVEKRLDLGWRGRTCVVHGILYCYDYLGKIRGFDVKKRAWKELKGVEKGLPKFLCGATMANVGEKLVVLWEGKGNGKEIEIWCAEIELEEKGDDGELWGNIDWSHKLLSVPKGSSIVNCLAVSL
- the LOC137737233 gene encoding uncharacterized protein isoform X2; the protein is MARCCLDMAAKAASASSLLVASSSSSSDFHRPRQLRIGASSSAVPSGVELNTLQSAIAKKDSSAVKQALDQLSEIGWAKKWSSQPYVSRRTTSLRELTTLGIKNAETLAVPSVRNDAAFLFTVVGTTGFLGLLAGQLPGDWGFFVPYLVGSISLVVLGVGSTAPGLLQAAISGFSAFFPDYQERIARHEAAHFLVAYLLGLPILGYSLDIGKENVNLTDERLEKLIYSGQLDAKELDRLAVVAMAGLAAEGLKYDKVIGQSADLFTLQFPRLACLCLVFRDLSTEANRSSAKISSKILLDGLFCLPDRS